CAAAAGATCTTCTGCTACGCAAGACATTGTAACACATCGAAGAATATATCCTGCAGTACATCATCAGAGTTTCTATTGCTGCAAAAGATTACCTTGTATGCAATTTCTGTACTTGCAACCACTCGTCACTCTCTCCATTTGAGTCAGGCAATGTGTCTGTCATTAAGTCAGGATTAATGAATGTTTCAAGGCATCTTTCAGAATGAGAAAGACTGGATAGCAGTTTTACCATTTGCACCCTTTGCAGCCTGGTTCTGCTCCAGTAAAGCCTACAGGTAGTTTTGGAAAGCATATTGCGCACAGTAAGAAAACCTGGAACAACTACAGTATAGCGGTAGCATAGCACTGAAGCAAAAAACATGAGCAGGTAAGTGAACCTTCTGCAGCTCCAGCATGCAACCGAGAGTCTGTTTCGATGAGTCCAACAGATCAACATATGCTTGCTCTATCTCCTGATCATGACTGCAGAACCTTGACTTGGATGGATCCTGCAAGAACAGAATAAAATATATGTTTCTTCAGAAGTAAAACCAATGAAGACAAAGAAACAAAGGTGCATGTTCTGGCAGTCATATGAGAGAAACAACAGACCTTGGGAAGCTTGTTTGAAGTGGAGAATGCTTTCTGCAGCAAGAATCTCATTTCCAGGGTCTTATCCCATAGCGCCTTCAGTAAACAGCAATTGGATGTAGAGGTTAATAGTTTGAAAGCTTAAACACTGAATGTAAAGGATAGCTGTGCAAGAACATGATCATGGTGAGTAGATGTTATGCAAAGCACATACAAGAAAATACCTTTTGGTTTTTGACTGCCTGGCCTCTTGAGACATCGTCATCCCTGTGTTGTTTCAGGGTTTGAAGAATGCTTCTGCAAGGTAGAAGAGAAGAATATAAGTGAGATGATGAAGCAGATTCTATAGTAAACCGTGTGAAAGGGAGGCATGGCGAAGAAGGGCCGAAAGGAGACATTACTGTTGATTGGCCTGGAGGGTGCGATACTGCTGCTCGAGCTCTCCCATCTCACCATCATCATCCTCCTCATGGAGGCTCTCCTCATCATCATGGAGGCTCTCCTCATCGTCATCCTCCTCCTCATGGAGGCTCTCCTCATCgtcatcctcctcctcgtcactctAACAAGAGAGAGAGATAGGCACAAAACAGCTAAGCAACCTATACCCCTCGGAGGAAAAGGAAAATGAGAGGGGAGGGCGGTACTTACGGTGGAGGAATCCTGGACGTCGACATCGGCAGCGCTCCTTGTGGAGAAGAAGCTGTCCTCTGGGTCGGAGTGGTCATCGAGGTGGAGTTCAGAGTCGCTGCCTGAATTGGGAGAAGCCTCCGAGGGGGAAGGGGAAGGTGACGCCTTGCGGTGCTTGCGTGCGAGTGGCGCCATCTTGTATCGTCAACTAGGCCTGAGTGTTCAGTATAAACCGGAATTTTGGTTAGTACATTTTGGTTTTGTTTTTTTGGACAGATTTGGTTATTGACTAAAGCTAACAAAAGATGTCAGTCAAAAACGCAAAGTCGGTATTTCGGTTAATCTAGAAAATCGGTTCAGTGGTCGGTCAATACCGAACTGTACAGGTTCCAGAATTTCAGGTTCAGCGCACCAGTACACTGAGCATACACTGTTACAGAAATTCAGGTTTAGACAATCACACTGTTTCGGGGCAGGTTCGGGGTTTAACAAAACAATTGACAGAGTACATTTGCAACATAATTTCAGGGGTTATTTACAACTTAACAATAGCCAACTTAATGCTATTGTGTTTTGCCAAGCATCGTACTCAGTGGCGCAAATAGTACGTCTCTCGAGTTTACTAAAGTCGACCTCCAATCCATCGACTTGTTTTGGGCGACAATTCGTCCTTCATGCTCAAAACCGGATGAATTTCGTCCAAAACCAGAGTAGAGGGGAAAACCGGCAACGAGTAGGTgggttttctctctctctctctctctcctcactTGCCaccacatcttcttcttccttctcatTCTCTCTGTGCAGTGGGCATTTTATCAAGCAGTTGGCGTGCTCGCCTGCAAGTGCCATCTATGTACCATCTACGCACGGAACCAGTGCAAGTGCTGCTGCTAGAGTCTCCACGGGAGGCATATGAGCAAGCATCCATGTATGACCTACATACGGAACTAGTGCAGGAGCAGCTGAACAAGGATTTGAGGTGGAGGATGAGAGGAGCTGCGGACTCACGTTGCCTGATTCCTGAATGCCTGCCGCGGTTGAAGACGTGGGGGAGAGGAACGCCGAGGTGTACCGCCGGTCGCCGGAGTGGAGAGCTGGGCTGCTGTCGTCGGCGGCGGGCAGCACGCTAGGTTTGCGGGGTGACGATGCTGAGGAAGGAGAGGGCACTTCCGGTTCCGCGTATAGAGTTCCAATCGGCCTTCCGCGcgtacatgggccggcccaatcaGCCTTCCTGTGTTGTTTTCTTGACGGTTCTTGGAAAGGTTTCGTTccatttttcttttcctttttttccttttctctaTCTATcggttttctttcggatttttcATTTCGCCCCTTTTTCTCACTTTTTCGtatttttactttcttctttttatgttttattaaaaaaataaaaacactCTCTTAATTCATAAAACATTTTTTCAAGTTCGAGACCATTTAAAAAAATTCATGCACCTATTTTAAAATAGcgattttttaaaaaaatcgtGGATATATTTTTTTATTCGAGATTTTTTTAAAACTTTGTGAACATCTTAAATTAGTAAACTTCTATTAAATATGTAAACTTTATAAATTCATGAATATATTTTTAAATAATTGCATTTAAAAAAATGCAAGCTATAGCTTTGCATGTTTATGCCCTACAGGTGATAAAGCTGACACAATGGCAATGCGATAGCACTCTCGTAATAGGTGGTATGTGTCCTCGAGTTGACACAACGCCTCGTCGCGGCATTGAGT
The Aegilops tauschii subsp. strangulata cultivar AL8/78 chromosome 3, Aet v6.0, whole genome shotgun sequence genome window above contains:
- the LOC109773311 gene encoding uncharacterized protein translates to MAPLARKHRKASPSPSPSEASPNSGSDSELHLDDHSDPEDSFFSTRSAADVDVQDSSTSDEEEDDDEESLHEEEDDDEESLHDDEESLHEEDDDGEMGELEQQYRTLQANQQSILQTLKQHRDDDVSRGQAVKNQKALWDKTLEMRFLLQKAFSTSNKLPKDPSKSRFCSHDQEIEQAYVDLLDSSKQTLGCMLELQKALLEQNQAAKGANDTLPDSNGESDEWLQVQKLHTRITPFRNTEIDKWQRKTQVTTGAAALKGKLHAFNQNISDQVAGYMRDPSRMINRMYLRKSDVGVFGESAAEPATTVEGKDVEGDPELIDDSEFYHQLLKEFLESCDTGASESAFYALRKKQNKKRKLVDRRASKSRKIRYSVHEKIANFMAPVPMTVPPMASKLFENLFGMGNLQKSAAV